The Mangifera indica cultivar Alphonso chromosome 8, CATAS_Mindica_2.1, whole genome shotgun sequence genome has a window encoding:
- the LOC123223234 gene encoding long chain acyl-CoA synthetase 1-like isoform X2, whose protein sequence is MKIFAAQVEEGKEGRNGEPSVGPVYRHLLSKNGFPPPQPDSTTSWDLFSKSVERYPGNKMLGWRKLVDGKVGPYVWKTYKEVYDEVLQIGSALRASGAEPGCRVGIYGANCPQWVEAMEACNAHSLICVPLYDTLGPGAVNFIIDHAEIDFVFVQDKKVKELLNPACTSAQRLKTIICFTLLSKEEKEKIALLGIKSYSWDEFLHLGKENTSEMLPPQPFHICTIMYTSGTSGDPKGVVLTHETIATFVRGVDLFMDQFEDKMTSDDVYLSFLPLAHILDRMIEEYFFRKGASVGYYHGDLNALRDDLMELKPTLLAGVPRVFEKIHEGIKKALEELRPLRRRIFDALYNYKLGWMNMGYKQKYASPLADFLAFRKVKARLGGRLRLVLCGGAPLSTEVEEFLRVTCCAFMVQGYGLTETCGPVTVGVPDEMCMVGAAGIVGVYNELRLEEVPDMGYHPFSDPPTGEICVRGKTLFAGYYKNAELTREVIKDGWFHTGDIGQILPNGIVKIIDRKKNLIKLSQGEYVALEYLENVYSIAPIVEDIWVYGDSFKSLLVSVVVPHEESTKKWAYSNGHMGSFSELCSLDQLKDYVLSELNCAAEKKKLRGFEYIKGVILDPRPFDMERDLVTATLKKRRNKLRQHYQVEIDELYGKLAVERH, encoded by the exons ATGAAGATTTTTGCAGCTCAGGTGGAGGAAGGAAAGGAAGGACGAAACGGGGAGCCCTCGGTTGGACCCGTGTATCGACATTTGCTTTCCAAGAATGGGTTCCCTCCACCTCAACCTGATTCAACAACTTCTTGGGATCTCTTCAg CAAGTCTGTTGAGAGATATCCGGGGAATAAGATGCTTGGGTGGCGTAAATTGGTTGATGGGAAG GTCGGGCCTTATGTCTGGAAAACTTACAAAGAAGTTTACGATGAAGTTCTGCAAATTGGTTCGGCCTTGCGAGCATCTGGGGCTGAACCG GGCTGTCGAGTTGGGATTTATGGAGCTAACTGCCCCCAATGGGTTGAGGCAATGGAG GCTTGCAACGCCCACAGTTTAATTTGCGTGCCTCTCTATGATACCCTCG GGCCTGGGGCGGTAAATTTTATCATAGATCATGCGgagattgattttgtttttgtccaagacaagaaagtgaaagaa CTACTGAATCCTGCCTGCACATCAGCTCAACGGCTTAAAA CAATTATTTGCTTCACCTTGTTGTCTAAGGAGGAGAAGGAAAAGATTGCTCTGTTAGGGATTAAATCATACTCATGGGATGAGTTCCTCCACTTG GGGAAAGAAAATACATCAGAGATGCTGCCGCCTCAGCCTTTTCATATCTGCACAATTATGTATACAAGTGGCACCAGTGGAGATCCAAAAGGGGTTGTCCTAACACATGAAACAATTGCCACATTTGTAAGAGGGGTTGACCTCTTTATGGACCAATTTGAAGACAAG ATGACGTCGGATGATGTGTATCTGTCTTTCCTACCTCTTGCTCACATTCTTGACCGCATGATCGAGGAATACTTTTTCCGAAAGGGTGCTTCTGTTGGTTATTATCATGGA GATTTGAACGCATTGAGGGATGATTTGATGGAGTTGAAGCCAACACTTCTGGCTGGTGTGCCTCGAGTCTTTGAAAAGATTCATGAAG gCATAAAGAAAGCATTGGAAGAACTCAGACCTCTGCGGAGGCGAATTTTTGATGCTCTCTACAACTA CAAACTTGGATGGATGAATATGGGGTACAAGCAGAAATACGCGTCACCTTTGGCAGATTTCTTAGCCTTCAGGAAG GTAAAAGCTAGGCTGGGCGGTCGCCTTCGACTGGTACTATGTGGGGGCGCACCTTTGAGCACTGAGGTTGAAGAATTCTTACGGGTTACTTGCTGTGCCTTTATGGTCCAAGGCTATG GGTTGACAGAAACTTGTGGGCCAGTTACTGTTGGAGTTCCAGATGAAATGTGCATGGTTGGTGCTGCTGGAATAGTAGGCGTATACAATGAATTACGCCTAGAGGAAGTCCCAGATATGGGCTACCATCCTTTCTCTGATCCTCCTACTGGCGAGATATGCGTGAGAGGCAAGACTCTTTTTGCTGGGTATTACAAAAATGCTGAACTCACAAGAGAAGTTATTAAAGATGGGTGGTTTCATACAG GGGACATAGGGCAGATACTTCCCAATGGaattgttaagattattgatAGAAAAAAGAATCTTATAAAACTGTCCCAAGGAGAATATGTAGCTCTTGAATATTTGGAAAATGTTTACAGCATAGCTCCAATTGTTGAAGAT atATGGGTCTACGGGGACAGCTTCAAGTCATTGTTAGTATCAGTTGTTGTGCCGCATGAAGAAAGCACCAAAAAGTGGGCATACTCAAACGGGCACATGGGTTCATTTTCGGAACTTTGTTCTCTTGATCAGCTAAAGGATTATGTCCTCTCAGAGCTAAATTGTGCAGCTGAGAAAAAGAAG TTGAGGGGCTTTGAATACATCAAAGGAGTCATTTTGGATCCTCGTCCCTTTGACATGGAAAGGGATTTGGTCACTGCCACGTTGAAGAAACGAAGAAACAAATTGCGCCAGCATTATCAG GTGGAAATTGATGAGCTCTATGGGAAATTGGCTGTAGAAAGGCACTGA
- the LOC123223234 gene encoding long chain acyl-CoA synthetase 1-like isoform X1 has protein sequence MFLQPAKMKIFAAQVEEGKEGRNGEPSVGPVYRHLLSKNGFPPPQPDSTTSWDLFSKSVERYPGNKMLGWRKLVDGKVGPYVWKTYKEVYDEVLQIGSALRASGAEPGCRVGIYGANCPQWVEAMEACNAHSLICVPLYDTLGPGAVNFIIDHAEIDFVFVQDKKVKELLNPACTSAQRLKTIICFTLLSKEEKEKIALLGIKSYSWDEFLHLGKENTSEMLPPQPFHICTIMYTSGTSGDPKGVVLTHETIATFVRGVDLFMDQFEDKMTSDDVYLSFLPLAHILDRMIEEYFFRKGASVGYYHGDLNALRDDLMELKPTLLAGVPRVFEKIHEGIKKALEELRPLRRRIFDALYNYKLGWMNMGYKQKYASPLADFLAFRKVKARLGGRLRLVLCGGAPLSTEVEEFLRVTCCAFMVQGYGLTETCGPVTVGVPDEMCMVGAAGIVGVYNELRLEEVPDMGYHPFSDPPTGEICVRGKTLFAGYYKNAELTREVIKDGWFHTGDIGQILPNGIVKIIDRKKNLIKLSQGEYVALEYLENVYSIAPIVEDIWVYGDSFKSLLVSVVVPHEESTKKWAYSNGHMGSFSELCSLDQLKDYVLSELNCAAEKKKLRGFEYIKGVILDPRPFDMERDLVTATLKKRRNKLRQHYQVEIDELYGKLAVERH, from the exons AT GTTTTTGCAACCAGCAAAAATGAAGATTTTTGCAGCTCAGGTGGAGGAAGGAAAGGAAGGACGAAACGGGGAGCCCTCGGTTGGACCCGTGTATCGACATTTGCTTTCCAAGAATGGGTTCCCTCCACCTCAACCTGATTCAACAACTTCTTGGGATCTCTTCAg CAAGTCTGTTGAGAGATATCCGGGGAATAAGATGCTTGGGTGGCGTAAATTGGTTGATGGGAAG GTCGGGCCTTATGTCTGGAAAACTTACAAAGAAGTTTACGATGAAGTTCTGCAAATTGGTTCGGCCTTGCGAGCATCTGGGGCTGAACCG GGCTGTCGAGTTGGGATTTATGGAGCTAACTGCCCCCAATGGGTTGAGGCAATGGAG GCTTGCAACGCCCACAGTTTAATTTGCGTGCCTCTCTATGATACCCTCG GGCCTGGGGCGGTAAATTTTATCATAGATCATGCGgagattgattttgtttttgtccaagacaagaaagtgaaagaa CTACTGAATCCTGCCTGCACATCAGCTCAACGGCTTAAAA CAATTATTTGCTTCACCTTGTTGTCTAAGGAGGAGAAGGAAAAGATTGCTCTGTTAGGGATTAAATCATACTCATGGGATGAGTTCCTCCACTTG GGGAAAGAAAATACATCAGAGATGCTGCCGCCTCAGCCTTTTCATATCTGCACAATTATGTATACAAGTGGCACCAGTGGAGATCCAAAAGGGGTTGTCCTAACACATGAAACAATTGCCACATTTGTAAGAGGGGTTGACCTCTTTATGGACCAATTTGAAGACAAG ATGACGTCGGATGATGTGTATCTGTCTTTCCTACCTCTTGCTCACATTCTTGACCGCATGATCGAGGAATACTTTTTCCGAAAGGGTGCTTCTGTTGGTTATTATCATGGA GATTTGAACGCATTGAGGGATGATTTGATGGAGTTGAAGCCAACACTTCTGGCTGGTGTGCCTCGAGTCTTTGAAAAGATTCATGAAG gCATAAAGAAAGCATTGGAAGAACTCAGACCTCTGCGGAGGCGAATTTTTGATGCTCTCTACAACTA CAAACTTGGATGGATGAATATGGGGTACAAGCAGAAATACGCGTCACCTTTGGCAGATTTCTTAGCCTTCAGGAAG GTAAAAGCTAGGCTGGGCGGTCGCCTTCGACTGGTACTATGTGGGGGCGCACCTTTGAGCACTGAGGTTGAAGAATTCTTACGGGTTACTTGCTGTGCCTTTATGGTCCAAGGCTATG GGTTGACAGAAACTTGTGGGCCAGTTACTGTTGGAGTTCCAGATGAAATGTGCATGGTTGGTGCTGCTGGAATAGTAGGCGTATACAATGAATTACGCCTAGAGGAAGTCCCAGATATGGGCTACCATCCTTTCTCTGATCCTCCTACTGGCGAGATATGCGTGAGAGGCAAGACTCTTTTTGCTGGGTATTACAAAAATGCTGAACTCACAAGAGAAGTTATTAAAGATGGGTGGTTTCATACAG GGGACATAGGGCAGATACTTCCCAATGGaattgttaagattattgatAGAAAAAAGAATCTTATAAAACTGTCCCAAGGAGAATATGTAGCTCTTGAATATTTGGAAAATGTTTACAGCATAGCTCCAATTGTTGAAGAT atATGGGTCTACGGGGACAGCTTCAAGTCATTGTTAGTATCAGTTGTTGTGCCGCATGAAGAAAGCACCAAAAAGTGGGCATACTCAAACGGGCACATGGGTTCATTTTCGGAACTTTGTTCTCTTGATCAGCTAAAGGATTATGTCCTCTCAGAGCTAAATTGTGCAGCTGAGAAAAAGAAG TTGAGGGGCTTTGAATACATCAAAGGAGTCATTTTGGATCCTCGTCCCTTTGACATGGAAAGGGATTTGGTCACTGCCACGTTGAAGAAACGAAGAAACAAATTGCGCCAGCATTATCAG GTGGAAATTGATGAGCTCTATGGGAAATTGGCTGTAGAAAGGCACTGA